The region GCCGCTTAATACGCGGCGCCATTTTCCAACAAACCGTTCCCGCCACTACCATCATATCCGCCTGACGGGGCGATGCCCGCAATACCTCATTGCCGAAACGCGCCCAGTCAAAACGCGAGGCTCCGGTGGAAAACATCTCAATGGCACAGCATGAAAGGCCGAACGTAAGCGGCCACAAAGAATTTTTGCGTCCCCAGTTAATAAAAAATTCCGCAGAAGAAAGCAGAACCCCGCCGCCGGGAAATTTCTCCACTGTTCCTGTAATTTTTTCAATTACTGCCATCGCAGAGCTCCTTTTCGCCAGGCATATGCCAATGCTAAAAGCAGCACCGCAATAAAGACGATCATCTCAACAAACGCGAA is a window of bacterium DNA encoding:
- a CDS encoding NADH-quinone oxidoreductase subunit B, whose amino-acid sequence is MAVIEKITGTVEKFPGGGVLLSSAEFFINWGRKNSLWPLTFGLSCCAIEMFSTGASRFDWARFGNEVLRASPRQADMMVVAGTVCWKMAPRIKRLYEQLAEPRYVIAMGACAVSGGPFYYESYGTVRGVDKLIPVDVYLPGCPPKPEALLHAILELEKKISKERLPGRKIQERTK